From the genome of Diorhabda sublineata isolate icDioSubl1.1 chromosome Y, icDioSubl1.1, whole genome shotgun sequence, one region includes:
- the LOC130451977 gene encoding uncharacterized protein LOC130451977: MTTMYGKRQRQNDNMPPMFDIYRKPMFDDSIRKAEYRTYAPFIKSFNCSDIVEFSINQVDSFFARSETLLCIKGSLEIHGAGDVKLANNVGAFLFDSCTYSESAREMETVRDPGIVSAVRAMTCYNQEDSNHIAIAGWNYPKDPILNVSDKSFNLQIPLKHIFSIFNDYSMITCGRQTIRLVRARNDNDCLYITEKNVSGTLSTTTAKINITSVELKVKHIFPNDDIKLNLMKSIQKDQPIVIPFRKWELHELPSITKGARHEVWAVKTSTSVERPRFVIVFFQTDKRNLSTADPTLFDNADVQSIRLSLDGDYWPILTILNSIPTTQTPHRSAPCWIILLAGNEHCLLSIVQNRRKA, from the coding sequence atgacaacaatgtaTGGAAAACGTCAACGCCAAAACGACAACATGCCTCCAATGTTTGATATCTACCGTAAGCCGATGTTTGACGATTCAATTCGAAAGGCTGAATACAGAACCTATGCTCCATTTATAAAGTCATTCAATTGCAGTGACATTGTGGAGTTTAGCATTAATCAGGTTGATTCGTTCTTTGCAAGGAGCGAAACTTTGTTGTGCATTAAAGGTTCGCTTGAAATACACGGAGCTGGTGACgtaaaattagcaaataatgtTGGAGCCTTTCTATTCGATTCATGTACGTACAGTGAAAGTGCCAGGGAAATGGAAACAGTTCGGGATCCTGGAATAGTGAGTGCCGTACGTGCTATGACTTGTTATAACCAAGAAGATTCCAATCATATTGCTATAGCCGGCTGGAATTACCCGAAAGATCCTATTCTGAATGTTAGCGACAAGTCCTTCAACCTTCAAATACctctcaaacatattttcagcattttcaacgattattcaatgattacatGTGGGCGTCAAACAATACGACTAGTTCGGGCACGAAATGATAATGATTGCTTATATATTACTGAAAAGAATGTCTCTGGAACGCTCTCCACTACAACagctaaaataaacattacaagcGTTGAGCTAAAAGTTAAACATATCTTTCCTAATGAcgacataaaattaaatctcatgAAATCCATTCAAAAAGATCAACCTATAGTTATTCCATTTAGGAAGTGGGAGCTACACGAATTACCCTCAATTACTAAAGGAGCAAGACATGAAGTTTGGGCTGTCAAGACATCCACTTCAGTTGAAAGACCtcgttttgttattgttttctttcaaaccgACAAACGTAACTTGAGTACAGCTGACccgactttatttgacaatgCCGACGTACAAAGTATAAGACTGTCACTTGATGGTGATTATTGGCCTATTTTAACTATACTGAATTCTATCCCAACTACGCAAACTCCACACAGAAGCGCCCCCTGCTGGATTATTCTTCTTGCAGGAAACGAGCATTGTTTGTTATCGATTGTTCAAAACAGGAGGAAAGCATGA